From Diaminobutyricibacter sp. McL0608, one genomic window encodes:
- a CDS encoding NAD-dependent epimerase/dehydratase family protein — protein MSRYLVTGGAGRLGRSVVEVLAAAGHEVISVDRVQVAGLPALQVVADLSDASSVRTLLVRHRPDGIVHLAGIAVPFSAPEEVTFRTNTSLAFAVIQAAQATGVASVLLSSSPTVIGYNSPRGWKPSALPIDESHPLAPWNAYALAKVAIEEMVAATVRSSAEVRIGVFRPCYVISPEEWQGAPTQQGHTIRERLDDPNLAAVSLFNYVDARDAGEFVLAWLAQADTIPNGTVFFVGAADSLVREPVGEALTRLVPGIGPLAAGLGAADPVFSSERAARLLGWRARRSWRTQLVEQPGRLGEPAGVGGEARK, from the coding sequence ATGAGCCGCTATCTCGTCACCGGAGGCGCAGGGCGCCTCGGCCGCAGCGTCGTCGAGGTTCTTGCTGCCGCCGGCCATGAGGTCATCTCCGTCGACCGGGTCCAGGTGGCCGGGCTACCCGCCCTTCAGGTAGTCGCCGACCTCTCAGACGCATCATCGGTGCGCACTCTCCTGGTACGTCACCGACCCGACGGGATCGTGCACCTCGCAGGCATCGCCGTGCCGTTCAGCGCGCCGGAGGAAGTGACCTTCCGAACCAACACGTCGCTCGCCTTCGCCGTCATCCAGGCCGCGCAGGCTACTGGAGTCGCTTCCGTGCTGCTCTCGAGCAGTCCGACGGTGATCGGCTACAACTCACCGCGCGGTTGGAAGCCGAGCGCACTTCCGATCGACGAGAGCCATCCGCTCGCCCCCTGGAATGCCTACGCTCTCGCCAAAGTCGCGATCGAGGAGATGGTCGCGGCGACGGTGCGTTCGAGCGCCGAGGTTCGGATCGGCGTCTTCCGCCCGTGCTACGTCATCTCGCCGGAAGAGTGGCAGGGCGCTCCGACCCAGCAGGGCCACACGATCCGTGAGCGGCTCGACGACCCGAACCTCGCGGCGGTCTCTCTCTTCAACTATGTGGATGCGCGCGACGCCGGCGAGTTCGTCCTTGCCTGGCTGGCTCAGGCCGACACCATCCCCAACGGCACGGTGTTCTTCGTCGGTGCAGCCGATTCGCTCGTACGCGAGCCGGTCGGTGAAGCGCTGACGCGCCTCGTACCCGGTATCGGCCCGCTCGCGGCGGGCCTCGGGGCGGCCGATCCGGTGTTCTCGAGCGAGCGCGCCGCACGCCTCCTGGGATGGCGGGCGCGTCGAAGCTGGCGCACGCAACTCGTCGAGCAACCTGGCCGTCTCGGCGAACCGGCAGGAGTCGGCGGAGAGGCCCGGAAATGA